One genomic window of uncultured Erythrobacter sp. includes the following:
- the cpdR gene encoding cell cycle two-component system response regulator CpdR, translated as MTTSSNPRILLAEDEDAMRTYLDRALTNAGYEVATVDRGTEAIPLLESEHFDLLLSDIVMPEMDGIELAQRCAEISPRTKVMFITGFAAVSLRASREQPNAKVLSKPFHLRDLVLEVERVFEDQREASL; from the coding sequence ATGACAACAAGCTCCAATCCGCGAATCCTCCTGGCCGAGGATGAGGACGCAATGCGCACCTATCTCGACCGTGCGCTCACCAATGCCGGTTACGAAGTCGCCACCGTAGATCGCGGTACGGAGGCGATTCCACTGCTCGAATCGGAACATTTCGATCTGCTGCTTTCGGACATTGTGATGCCGGAGATGGACGGGATTGAACTCGCTCAGCGCTGCGCCGAAATCAGCCCGCGCACCAAGGTGATGTTCATCACCGGATTTGCCGCAGTTTCCTTGCGCGCAAGCCGTGAGCAACCGAATGCAAAGGTGCTCTCCAAGCCGTTCCACTTGCGCGATCTGGTGCTGGAAGTAGAGCGTGTATTCGAGGACCAGCGCGAGGCTTCGCTTTAG
- a CDS encoding N-formylglutamate amidohydrolase produces the protein MDSPPNSDPLRKWSGEDRASSDIAERAGLISAKGGSVFGPEHGPAFTHVSPRSMPLPVLIAVPHAGRIYPGEALANMRDPELSQLRLEDRHVDQLGVAVAKQTGTGLLVAHAPRAMLDLNRSKDDVDWDMVADAKRHMPRHSATNRRARSGLGLVPRRLPGFGEIWRNRLSQEELDARIDNIHRPYHAFLGRELERIRSEWGAALLIDLHSMPPLRAQSGQERAPQVVLGDRFGASCHGNLIARAFRHLETEACPCAHNRPYSGGYVLDRHASPSRGIHAIQVEVCRATYLDDRLAEPSANLPRVARMLAALVRELGAETARLGRGSEFAQAAE, from the coding sequence ATGGATTCTCCCCCCAATTCAGACCCCTTGCGAAAATGGTCCGGTGAAGATCGGGCGAGCAGCGATATCGCCGAGCGCGCGGGGCTCATATCCGCCAAGGGTGGCTCTGTATTCGGCCCCGAGCATGGCCCGGCTTTCACCCACGTTTCGCCGCGCTCGATGCCACTTCCAGTGTTGATCGCTGTGCCGCATGCCGGGCGAATTTATCCAGGTGAAGCGTTGGCCAACATGCGGGATCCGGAGCTGAGTCAGCTGCGATTGGAAGATCGGCATGTTGACCAGCTAGGCGTCGCAGTCGCCAAACAGACGGGAACGGGCCTTCTGGTAGCTCACGCGCCGCGTGCAATGCTGGATCTCAACCGGTCAAAAGATGACGTGGATTGGGACATGGTCGCCGATGCAAAGCGGCATATGCCTCGCCATTCCGCCACGAACAGACGCGCCCGCAGCGGACTCGGGCTGGTGCCTAGGCGTCTGCCTGGATTCGGCGAGATATGGCGCAATCGGCTTTCGCAGGAAGAGCTTGATGCCAGGATCGACAACATACACCGCCCCTATCACGCGTTTCTGGGGCGTGAGCTTGAGCGGATCCGCAGCGAATGGGGTGCGGCGTTGTTGATCGATCTGCATTCGATGCCGCCTTTGCGGGCGCAGAGCGGGCAGGAGCGCGCGCCTCAAGTCGTTTTGGGGGACCGCTTCGGTGCATCCTGCCACGGCAACCTGATTGCCCGCGCTTTTCGCCATCTTGAAACCGAAGCGTGTCCCTGCGCTCACAATCGCCCATATTCGGGTGGTTACGTGCTTGATCGGCACGCATCGCCGAGCAGAGGCATTCACGCGATCCAAGTTGAAGTTTGCCGCGCAACTTATCTTGATGATCGGTTGGCAGAACCGAGTGCTAACTTGCCGCGTGTTGCAAGAATGCTGGCTGCTCTGGTCCGAGAGCTGGGCGCTGAAACTGCGCGCTTGGGCAGAGGAAGCGAATTCGCTCAAGCTGCCGAATAG
- a CDS encoding SapC family protein, with amino-acid sequence MASAPQPQLPLFYKDLLPLNSRDHGDWKVGSFDSASFVAETHAIPLTVDEFVDAQRNYPIVFTAGENPLPIALFGLNEGVNTFIGDDGKMVADVYVPAYVRRYPFILAKLQQDSEDMSLCFDPSAGVVKKQKDGQELFGEDGQPSEYTNNVLDFCKKFEESGQRTRAFLEELKKLDILMDGEIAITRNDYPDKPFVYRGFQMVDEKKLRELPSETVESLNKNGMNMLIHAHLFSMNLMRRVFERQSAQGKVPLPDQANGAAN; translated from the coding sequence ATGGCCAGCGCGCCGCAGCCGCAACTTCCGCTGTTTTACAAAGACCTTCTGCCGCTTAACAGCCGCGATCACGGCGACTGGAAAGTCGGCTCGTTCGATAGCGCATCGTTCGTTGCAGAGACTCACGCCATCCCGCTCACCGTCGACGAGTTCGTCGATGCACAGCGTAATTACCCTATCGTGTTCACTGCTGGTGAGAATCCGCTGCCAATCGCACTTTTCGGTCTCAATGAAGGCGTCAACACCTTCATCGGTGATGATGGCAAGATGGTCGCCGATGTATATGTGCCGGCCTATGTCCGCCGCTATCCCTTCATCCTCGCCAAGCTCCAGCAGGATTCGGAAGACATGTCGCTGTGCTTCGATCCGAGCGCGGGCGTGGTGAAGAAACAGAAGGATGGTCAGGAACTGTTCGGCGAAGACGGTCAACCTTCGGAATACACCAACAACGTCCTCGATTTCTGCAAGAAGTTCGAGGAATCGGGCCAGCGCACTCGTGCCTTCCTCGAAGAGCTTAAGAAGCTCGACATCCTGATGGACGGCGAGATCGCGATTACCCGCAACGACTATCCGGATAAGCCGTTTGTCTACCGCGGCTTCCAGATGGTTGATGAAAAGAAGCTGCGCGAACTCCCCTCGGAAACGGTTGAGTCGCTGAACAAGAACGGCATGAATATGCTGATCCATGCTCACCTTTTCTCGATGAACCTGATGCGCCGCGTTTTTGAACGCCAGTCCGCACAGGGCAAGGTTCCACTGCCGGATCAGGCAAACGGCGCCGCAAACTAA
- a CDS encoding DEAD/DEAH box helicase → MTFADLGLSPELLKAVDDAGYSEPTPIQAEAIPAVLMMKDLIGIAQTGTGKTASFVLPMIDVMASGRRRALMPRSLILEPTRELAAQVAENFEKYGKNHDLKMALLIGGVQMGDQIKALNEGVDVLIATPGRLMDLFERGKILLNGCELLVIDEADRMLDMGFIPDIEFICSKLPETRQTMLFSATMPPPIAKLAKTFLSNPKRIEVSRAASTNENITAFKVPVKSRQKRETLEWLLSNDQVETAIIFANRKTTVRDLNKHLQKRGFASSEIHGDMDQSSRLKELDRFKAGDVNILVASDVAARGLDIKGVSHVFNFDTPWHPDDYVHRIGRTGRAGALGRAFTFVADEDAEAIGNVEKLTGSAIKVFGKDDVRVELAEAGAKQGGEDCAAADDEPRDEKPKRSRRKKADDADEPREERPKKPRKAREPRSDDKPERKPRSRRRDEDDEPVPAGEWNGPKPGFLDVGFKG, encoded by the coding sequence ATGACTTTCGCCGATCTCGGCCTATCACCCGAATTGCTCAAAGCCGTCGACGACGCCGGCTATTCTGAGCCAACCCCGATCCAGGCAGAGGCCATTCCTGCCGTGCTGATGATGAAGGATCTCATCGGCATCGCGCAGACCGGGACGGGCAAGACCGCCAGCTTTGTTTTGCCGATGATCGACGTGATGGCGTCCGGCCGCCGCCGCGCACTGATGCCGCGCTCGCTGATCCTTGAGCCGACCCGCGAACTCGCTGCGCAGGTTGCTGAGAACTTTGAGAAGTACGGCAAGAACCACGATCTCAAAATGGCACTGCTTATTGGCGGCGTGCAGATGGGTGATCAGATCAAGGCGCTGAACGAAGGGGTCGATGTTCTGATCGCGACGCCAGGCCGGTTGATGGACCTGTTCGAGCGCGGCAAGATACTGCTGAACGGCTGCGAATTGCTGGTGATCGACGAAGCGGACCGGATGCTCGACATGGGCTTCATCCCGGATATCGAATTTATCTGCTCCAAGCTGCCCGAAACCCGCCAGACGATGCTGTTTTCGGCGACCATGCCGCCGCCGATCGCCAAGCTCGCCAAGACTTTCCTGTCGAACCCGAAACGGATCGAAGTCAGCCGCGCCGCCTCGACCAATGAGAACATCACCGCTTTCAAAGTACCGGTGAAGAGCCGTCAGAAACGCGAGACGCTCGAGTGGTTGCTTTCCAACGATCAGGTCGAGACCGCGATCATATTTGCCAACCGCAAGACAACGGTGCGCGATCTCAACAAGCATCTGCAAAAGCGCGGATTTGCCAGCAGCGAGATCCATGGCGACATGGACCAATCGAGCCGCTTGAAAGAGCTGGACCGGTTCAAAGCAGGCGATGTGAACATCCTTGTCGCATCCGATGTCGCCGCGCGCGGGCTTGATATCAAAGGCGTTTCCCACGTTTTCAATTTCGACACGCCGTGGCACCCGGATGACTACGTGCACCGTATAGGCCGTACAGGCCGGGCCGGAGCACTTGGCCGGGCTTTCACTTTCGTCGCCGATGAAGACGCTGAGGCAATCGGCAATGTCGAGAAGCTGACCGGCAGCGCGATCAAGGTGTTCGGCAAGGATGATGTTCGCGTCGAACTTGCGGAAGCCGGCGCGAAGCAAGGCGGCGAAGACTGCGCGGCAGCGGATGATGAGCCGCGCGATGAAAAGCCCAAGAGGTCACGTCGCAAGAAGGCCGACGATGCGGATGAGCCCCGCGAAGAACGCCCCAAGAAACCGCGCAAAGCCCGCGAGCCGCGTTCCGATGACAAGCCGGAACGCAAGCCGCGCTCGCGCCGCCGTGATGAAGATGATGAGCCGGTTCCTGCTGGCGAGTGGAACGGCCCGAAGCCGGGATTTCTGGACGTCGGTTTCAAGGGCTGA
- a CDS encoding FAD-binding oxidoreductase: MTITTTRTDEFLRGAAELLGPKGLSTDPEMLDPWLTDWRGRYTGRAIGLASPASTEEVANLVKLCGEYRIPIVPQGGNSGMVGGATPDETGSALILSLRRMNRIRSLDRQAGQAVCEAGVILQTFHEGAEAADMRFPLTLGGKGSATIGGLVSTNAGGTQVLRHGTMRAQVLGIEAVLANGEVFDGLTALKKDNRGFDLKQLLIGSEGTLGIVTAATLRILPAATARATAWVGLSGIKEARTLLKHVGQRMGGTLEGFEVVPDHCLENVIDHLPDARQPLAENHSWNALIECVSDSDDPAALQGQMEAVLADAMEAGLLEDAVLAANDKQSEDFWLLRDSISAAERALGPAMQHDISVPVEQMPEFILAAIPAIENEYPGTRGVAFGHLGDGNVHFHIIAPAGAIPGKWEDSEGKRISARVYDLVTDWGGSISAEHGIGQMKVSELGRLGDPVALSMMRAVKQALDPDGLLNPGKLLPSGA; encoded by the coding sequence ATGACGATCACGACAACACGCACCGATGAATTTCTGCGAGGCGCTGCGGAACTCCTGGGCCCCAAAGGCCTGAGCACTGATCCCGAGATGCTCGATCCCTGGCTAACCGACTGGCGCGGACGCTACACGGGCCGAGCGATTGGGTTGGCCTCGCCGGCTTCGACGGAAGAGGTCGCGAACCTTGTAAAATTGTGCGGCGAGTACCGTATCCCAATTGTCCCACAAGGCGGAAACAGCGGAATGGTCGGCGGTGCAACACCCGATGAGACCGGTTCAGCCCTAATCCTGTCGCTCCGCCGAATGAACCGCATACGCTCACTCGATCGCCAAGCTGGGCAAGCGGTGTGCGAGGCGGGAGTGATCCTGCAGACGTTCCACGAGGGCGCAGAGGCAGCGGACATGCGCTTCCCCTTGACCCTGGGAGGCAAAGGATCTGCGACCATAGGCGGCCTGGTCTCAACCAATGCCGGAGGCACGCAGGTGCTGCGCCACGGAACCATGCGCGCCCAGGTGCTGGGGATCGAGGCGGTACTGGCGAACGGTGAGGTATTCGACGGCCTGACCGCTCTCAAGAAAGACAATCGTGGGTTCGACCTGAAGCAATTGTTGATCGGATCAGAAGGGACGCTCGGGATTGTCACAGCAGCGACCCTCCGTATTCTCCCCGCGGCGACCGCGCGTGCGACCGCTTGGGTCGGGCTGTCGGGCATCAAGGAAGCGCGAACGCTGCTCAAGCATGTCGGCCAGAGAATGGGCGGCACTCTGGAAGGATTCGAGGTGGTGCCCGACCATTGCCTTGAAAACGTCATTGACCATCTGCCCGATGCGAGACAGCCATTGGCAGAAAACCATAGCTGGAACGCACTGATAGAATGTGTGTCGGACAGCGACGATCCTGCCGCGCTTCAAGGGCAAATGGAAGCGGTGCTTGCAGATGCGATGGAAGCGGGCTTGCTCGAAGACGCGGTACTTGCCGCCAATGACAAACAATCAGAAGATTTCTGGCTGCTGCGCGATTCCATTTCTGCGGCCGAACGCGCGCTCGGTCCAGCGATGCAGCACGACATATCCGTTCCCGTCGAACAGATGCCGGAATTCATCCTCGCAGCGATCCCAGCCATCGAGAATGAGTATCCTGGAACACGCGGTGTCGCTTTCGGCCATCTCGGCGATGGCAATGTCCATTTTCATATCATTGCACCCGCAGGAGCCATCCCGGGCAAGTGGGAAGATAGTGAGGGCAAACGTATCAGCGCGCGGGTCTATGATCTGGTGACCGACTGGGGCGGTTCGATCAGCGCTGAGCATGGCATCGGCCAGATGAAAGTGAGCGAGCTTGGAAGGCTCGGCGATCCAGTCGCCCTGTCGATGATGCGTGCCGTCAAACAGGCGCTGGACCCGGATGGACTGCTAAATCCTGGAAAACTGTTGCCGTCCGGCGCTTGA